The genomic interval AGATACGATGCAGGTAGAATTTCACCACGCAGTGAAAGGAATTGCACCTGGGCAATCCGCTGTTTTTTACGAAGGTAACGATGTGATCGGCGGTGGTTTCTTGGCTTAAGGCAATTCTTGTTTTCGGCCTTCCTTGATGATTAAATATTTCCATTCATTTGAAAATCCCTTTTTTATTGCCTTTATTTGCAAAAACCAACAACGTTAATGGCAAAGAATTTACTGATTGTAGAGTCACCCGCAAAAGCGAAAACAATTGAAGGATATTTAGGAAAAGATTTTTTAGTCAAGTCAAGTTATGGACACATCAGGGATCTCGTAAAAACTGATGAGGCGATTGATGTAGCGAATAACTTCAAACAAAAATATGAAGTTCCAGCGGATAAAAAGGCTGTAGTTAGTGAATTAAAAAAGTTGGCAAAAGCTTCTGAAACCGTATGGTTGGCATCTGATGAGGACCGCGAGGGAGAAGCTATTTCCTGGCATCTTTTTGAGACGTTGGGCCTTGATGAAAATAAGACCAAGCGTATTGTTTTTCATGAAATCACCAAGCCTGCTATCGTTAAAGCCATTGAGAACCCACGAAAAATTGATTATAATCTTGTGAATGCACAGCAGGCGAGACGAGTACTGGATCGCTTGGTTGGTTTTGAACTGTCACCAGTGTTATGGAAGAAGGTAAAACCTTCCCTTTCTGCGGGTCGTGTACAATCTGTGGCGGTCCGCTTATTGGTAGACCGTGAACGCGAATACAATAATTTTGTTCCGACGGCTTCTTTTAAAGCTATCGGGATATTCAATACCGGAAAACCGAAAGAACTTTTTAAAGCGGAGCTGGCAAAACGTTTTAATAAGGCTGAAGAGGCTGAACAGTTTTTAAAAGACTGCTCTGATGCTGAATTTAAAATCAAGTCTCTCGAAACGAAACCCGGCAAACGTTCGCCAGCAGCACCTTTTACAACATCTACACTGCAACAGGAGGCGAGCAGAAAGCTTGGCTTCTCGGTTGCCCGTACGATGCGAGTAGCGCAACGCCTGTATGAAGCGGGTTATATCTCCTATATGCGTACCGACTCGGTAAATTTGAGTCAAACCGCAATTGACGCAGCGGAGCAGGAAATCAAAGGTGCATATGGAGAGAAATATCATAAAAAAAGACAATATAAAACGAAGTCGTCCGGAGCGCAAGAAGCTCACGAAGCTATCCGACCGACGAACTTCGCTAGTCATACCATCCAGGGAGATGCAGCTGATAAACGGCTTTATGAATTGATCTGGAAACGAGCAATCGCTTCGCAGATGAGTGAGGCTGAATTCGAAAAAACAACCGCAAAAATATCCATCTCCAGCCGAGAGGAAGAATTGACAGCGAACGGCGAGGTTATGAAGTTTGATGGTTTTCTGAAAGTCTACTTTGAATCAACAGACGAGGAATCTGAAGTAAACCTAGAAGACAATAGCGACAATACACTACTCCCTCCTCTTTCGGTTAACCAAACGGTTAACTTAACGGAGATGAGCGCTACAGAGCGCTTTACACGACCTCCAGCGCGATATACAGAGGCTAGCTTAGTTAAGAAAATGGAAGAACTGGGGATCGGGCGACCATCAACGTATGCTCCGACGATTTCCACGATACAGAACCGGGGTTATGTTGTGAAAGAAGATCGCGATGGAAAACCAAGAAACTATCAGGTATTTACACTTAGCGACGGGAAAGTTTCCTCTGTTGTTAAGACAGAAATGACGGGCGCTGAGCGCGGAAAGCTATTCCCTACGGATATTGGGGTTATGGTGAACGATTTCCTTGTTGAGCATTTCCAGGATATCGTGGATTTCAATTTTACGGCGACTGTTGAAAAAGAGTTTGACGAGATAGCGCAGGGATTGAAAGAATGGACCAAGATGCTCAGTGATTTCTATGGCCCCTTTCACAATGATGTAGAAAACACCTTGGAGACTGCCGAGCGGGCAAGCCATGAACGTGAGTTGGGTATTGATCCTGAATCAGGTAAAAAAGTCATCGTGAGGGTTGGACGATTTGGGCCGTTAGTTCAAATTGGCTCCACAGATGATGAGGAAAAACCACGTTTTGCGAGTTTGCGTACCGGTCAAATGATTGAGACCATCACTTTTGAGGAAGCAATGGAACTATTTAAGCTCCCCAAAAAGGTTGGCAACTTTGAAGACAAAGACATGGTTATTGCGGTCGGCCGTTTCGGCCCCTACATCCGTCATGACGGAGCTTTTTATTCTTTACCGAAAGGCAGAGATCCGCTGGATG from Pedobacter indicus carries:
- the topA gene encoding type I DNA topoisomerase codes for the protein MAKNLLIVESPAKAKTIEGYLGKDFLVKSSYGHIRDLVKTDEAIDVANNFKQKYEVPADKKAVVSELKKLAKASETVWLASDEDREGEAISWHLFETLGLDENKTKRIVFHEITKPAIVKAIENPRKIDYNLVNAQQARRVLDRLVGFELSPVLWKKVKPSLSAGRVQSVAVRLLVDREREYNNFVPTASFKAIGIFNTGKPKELFKAELAKRFNKAEEAEQFLKDCSDAEFKIKSLETKPGKRSPAAPFTTSTLQQEASRKLGFSVARTMRVAQRLYEAGYISYMRTDSVNLSQTAIDAAEQEIKGAYGEKYHKKRQYKTKSSGAQEAHEAIRPTNFASHTIQGDAADKRLYELIWKRAIASQMSEAEFEKTTAKISISSREEELTANGEVMKFDGFLKVYFESTDEESEVNLEDNSDNTLLPPLSVNQTVNLTEMSATERFTRPPARYTEASLVKKMEELGIGRPSTYAPTISTIQNRGYVVKEDRDGKPRNYQVFTLSDGKVSSVVKTEMTGAERGKLFPTDIGVMVNDFLVEHFQDIVDFNFTATVEKEFDEIAQGLKEWTKMLSDFYGPFHNDVENTLETAERASHERELGIDPESGKKVIVRVGRFGPLVQIGSTDDEEKPRFASLRTGQMIETITFEEAMELFKLPKKVGNFEDKDMVIAVGRFGPYIRHDGAFYSLPKGRDPLDVEEDEAIEIIQVKRQKDKDKIIKTFEEDPNVRVENGRWGPFIRFGKQNIKIPKDTVAEDLTFEEIKKLAGEQPATKRGAKAANKTAKSAATKKKTPAKKKTTSKTKAKEN